A genomic region of Runella rosea contains the following coding sequences:
- a CDS encoding PBSX family phage terminase large subunit codes for MDLTSKYVGKSSKFNPNLRFLEKEIKNYRVLALQGGTRSGKTYGAIHFIIRSIERYSGQTISMARETFPALRGSVMKDFFTEMKEIDLYTAKDHNKTYNEYHYKGNDVEFFSIDDEQKVRGRKRDLVFINEANEISLEVWRQLILRTTSKIIIDYNPSMPDSYIYDEVLPRNDCAHIVTTYKDNPHLPHAQVAEIELLRDTDPDYFSVFGLGQRGTNRIRIYVHYKVMDTGWPAWFDEESYGLDFGFNSPSCLMHCGVRDNGNFWKEELYEPGLNTPQLIDRLGNIIQNRNIPIYCDSAAPEKINDLNNAGFNAMAADKSVKDGIDFVQSRPLFIHADSVNTLKEIKKYQWKVVKLTGLKLDEPVKFDDHAMDGGRYGSYSHYRLQGFTVRSSSNR; via the coding sequence ATGGACCTGACGAGTAAATACGTGGGGAAATCATCGAAGTTCAACCCCAATCTTCGCTTTTTAGAAAAGGAAATTAAAAACTACCGTGTTCTGGCGCTTCAAGGAGGAACCCGTTCTGGGAAAACTTATGGCGCGATTCATTTTATTATTCGCTCCATTGAACGTTACAGTGGTCAAACCATTTCGATGGCACGCGAAACATTCCCTGCACTGCGCGGGTCGGTGATGAAGGACTTTTTCACTGAAATGAAAGAGATTGACCTTTATACCGCCAAAGACCACAATAAAACCTATAACGAATATCACTACAAAGGGAACGACGTCGAATTCTTCAGCATCGACGACGAGCAGAAAGTACGGGGACGTAAGCGCGATTTGGTATTCATCAACGAGGCTAACGAGATTTCATTAGAGGTATGGCGACAGCTTATCTTACGTACCACCTCAAAAATCATCATTGACTATAACCCGTCAATGCCTGATTCGTACATCTACGATGAGGTGTTACCACGCAACGACTGCGCTCACATCGTCACCACCTACAAAGACAACCCACACCTACCCCACGCTCAAGTAGCTGAAATCGAACTATTGCGCGATACCGACCCCGATTATTTTAGTGTGTTTGGTTTGGGACAGCGCGGTACTAACCGCATCCGTATTTACGTCCATTACAAAGTGATGGATACGGGGTGGCCTGCGTGGTTCGATGAAGAATCCTACGGGTTGGACTTTGGCTTTAACTCTCCTTCCTGTCTGATGCACTGCGGGGTTCGTGATAATGGCAATTTCTGGAAAGAAGAACTTTATGAGCCGGGGCTTAATACGCCCCAGCTTATTGACCGTCTGGGTAACATCATCCAAAACCGCAACATTCCTATTTACTGCGACAGCGCAGCGCCTGAGAAAATCAACGACTTGAACAATGCGGGTTTTAACGCCATGGCCGCTGATAAGTCGGTCAAGGACGGGATTGACTTTGTACAGTCGCGGCCGCTGTTTATTCACGCCGATTCGGTCAACACCCTAAAGGAGATTAAAAAGTACCAATGGAAGGTCGTAAAGCTTACGGGTTTGAAACTGGATGAGCCTGTAAAATTCGACGATCACGCCATGGACGGAGGGCGATATGGCAGCTACTCACATTACAGATTGCAAGGCTTTACCGTTCGGTCAAGTTCAAATAGGTAG
- a CDS encoding terminase: MAGRPTKYNEKFADLAYSFCLLGADDAFLALEFGVDEATINRWKIKYPEFCESLKKGKAIADAKIVQSLYKRAKGFDFTERHYELKKVKAGQGEVEKEEMVCVKKVVKYIAPDPVSIIYWLNNRQPKYWKNKQPDLKPDTPDKPKPPWLTSDNLDDDGPDE; the protein is encoded by the coding sequence ATGGCAGGCCGACCCACGAAATACAATGAAAAATTTGCTGATTTAGCGTACAGCTTTTGCCTGTTAGGGGCGGACGATGCTTTTTTGGCGCTTGAGTTCGGAGTTGACGAGGCCACGATTAACCGGTGGAAAATCAAATACCCCGAATTTTGCGAGTCCCTAAAAAAGGGAAAGGCTATTGCTGACGCCAAAATTGTCCAATCTCTTTACAAACGTGCCAAGGGCTTTGATTTCACGGAAAGGCATTACGAGCTAAAAAAGGTAAAGGCGGGACAGGGAGAAGTTGAGAAAGAGGAAATGGTTTGCGTTAAAAAAGTGGTCAAGTACATAGCCCCCGACCCTGTTTCTATCATCTACTGGCTTAACAATCGTCAGCCTAAGTACTGGAAAAATAAGCAGCCTGATTTAAAGCCCGACACCCCCGACAAACCCAAACCGCCTTGGCTCACTTCTGATAACTTAGACGACGATGGACCTGACGAGTAA
- a CDS encoding radical SAM protein yields the protein MFTEIKNIQSSDENVMKFVFEKDNAVAEAVLYKYPTYEDRTVICCSTQSGCPVGCRFCGAGDYFVRSLKAEEIVFQVDHCLQSQNIDASKIQKFQIMVMSMGEPLLNFKELEKAFEILYSKYPQAKLLISSIGPQINYEPVIQMAQRIPTVGLQFSVHESTDESRDKLIPFKGKLKLTTISQIGEAFLILTGRKPFFNYCAHEHNSSQQDADNIAALFNPDVFEATISVVCERDESIAAANVRQRELASSFMQKLAAHGFSTRMFDPAGQDDIGGGCGQLWFVQNWMQNNQHLAKKSVGFGMEVIHAPKEAELV from the coding sequence ATGTTCACAGAAATCAAAAACATTCAGAGTTCAGACGAAAACGTAATGAAGTTCGTCTTTGAAAAAGATAATGCGGTCGCCGAGGCCGTTTTGTACAAATATCCGACCTACGAAGATAGAACGGTGATTTGTTGCTCTACCCAGTCAGGCTGTCCTGTTGGTTGCCGTTTTTGCGGGGCAGGTGATTATTTTGTTCGCTCCCTAAAAGCCGAGGAAATTGTGTTTCAAGTTGACCACTGCCTACAAAGCCAAAACATTGACGCTTCCAAAATTCAGAAGTTTCAAATAATGGTAATGTCAATGGGTGAGCCGCTTCTTAATTTCAAGGAACTGGAAAAAGCTTTTGAAATCTTGTACTCAAAATACCCACAGGCAAAACTGCTTATATCTTCAATTGGGCCTCAAATAAACTATGAACCAGTTATACAAATGGCCCAAAGAATCCCTACCGTTGGCTTGCAGTTCTCTGTTCACGAAAGCACCGACGAAAGCAGAGACAAGCTTATTCCCTTCAAAGGAAAGTTAAAATTGACTACTATTTCCCAGATTGGTGAGGCATTTTTGATTCTTACAGGACGCAAGCCATTTTTCAATTATTGCGCCCACGAACATAACAGTTCGCAACAGGACGCCGACAACATAGCAGCATTATTCAACCCTGATGTGTTTGAGGCTACAATTTCAGTCGTTTGCGAGCGTGACGAAAGCATTGCGGCGGCAAATGTTAGACAGCGTGAACTAGCTTCAAGTTTCATGCAAAAATTGGCGGCTCATGGATTTTCAACCAGAATGTTTGACCCAGCAGGACAAGACGATATTGGTGGCGGTTGTGGCCAATTGTGGTTTGTTCAAAACTGGATGCAAAACAACCAGCACCTAGCAAAAAAATCTGTTGGATTTGGAATGGAAGTCATTCACGCGCCAAAGGAAGCGGAGCTTGTTTAA
- a CDS encoding PD-(D/E)XK nuclease-like domain-containing protein translates to MSAEFNDILAAMESATIGEREINPLSYDPADYATIQDVVSHLLNRKKTIEVKELLPQLSLNGTVIQDPMESYLKRPANSASALKQILKTPLHYWCYLHEKIPIQSKKAFEFGTFCHMAFLEPELFDALIVEPNYSLSSTEGVKKSVEFWEKTLRGVMKKSGKRHLLSNARAAVKRAGLSLAKIDGMRRYREELSNRAGKICVGEVDKKKIELVRRHYFTYGGGILPALMKGSANEVSFYGNDPVTGLPVKIRPDGLQLEENIGCNAIISFKTTSAEDVDKFAYDAAKFQYQMAEGMYLEVASQVTGRKFNAVICVMLQTVEPFLPAVFMYHPEDLQNGRYRYRCAMADAQKCLEAKSFPGFDAKAEFGDMGIIQLALPEWSKREIKPMDIEN, encoded by the coding sequence ATGAGCGCTGAATTCAACGATATTTTAGCGGCCATGGAATCAGCCACAATCGGAGAGCGGGAAATCAACCCGCTCTCTTATGACCCCGCTGATTATGCCACGATTCAAGATGTGGTAAGCCACCTTTTGAACCGAAAAAAGACCATTGAGGTCAAAGAGCTTCTACCCCAACTTTCTCTGAATGGTACGGTGATTCAGGACCCGATGGAAAGTTACCTCAAACGCCCCGCCAACAGTGCCAGCGCCTTGAAGCAAATCTTAAAGACACCATTGCATTATTGGTGTTATCTGCACGAGAAAATTCCAATCCAGTCTAAAAAAGCCTTCGAATTCGGGACTTTTTGCCACATGGCATTTTTGGAGCCCGAGTTGTTTGATGCGCTGATTGTAGAGCCAAATTATAGCCTATCTTCTACGGAAGGGGTTAAAAAATCGGTGGAGTTTTGGGAGAAAACCCTTAGAGGGGTAATGAAGAAATCGGGTAAACGCCATTTGCTTTCCAATGCCCGTGCTGCCGTCAAACGTGCGGGGCTTAGTCTTGCCAAAATTGACGGAATGCGCCGCTACCGTGAGGAGCTTTCAAATCGTGCGGGCAAAATCTGTGTGGGCGAAGTGGACAAAAAGAAAATAGAGCTTGTACGCAGGCATTATTTCACTTACGGCGGCGGTATTCTACCTGCTTTGATGAAAGGTTCAGCCAACGAGGTAAGTTTCTACGGTAACGACCCTGTAACAGGTTTGCCCGTTAAAATTCGCCCCGATGGTCTGCAATTGGAGGAAAACATTGGATGTAACGCCATCATTTCCTTTAAGACTACCAGCGCCGAAGATGTGGACAAATTCGCCTACGATGCCGCAAAATTTCAATACCAAATGGCCGAAGGGATGTACTTGGAAGTGGCTTCACAGGTGACGGGCAGGAAGTTCAATGCCGTGATTTGCGTGATGCTCCAGACCGTAGAACCATTTTTGCCAGCGGTGTTTATGTACCATCCCGAAGACCTTCAAAACGGGAGGTACCGTTACCGCTGCGCCATGGCCGACGCCCAAAAATGCTTGGAGGCTAAATCTTTCCCAGGCTTCGACGCAAAGGCAGAATTTGGCGACATGGGCATTATTCAACTGGCCCTACCCGAATGGTCAAAACGTGAAATCAAACCGATGGACATTGAAAACTAG
- a CDS encoding helix-turn-helix transcriptional regulator, with protein sequence MGAATNTPTTAVLLTPQQYASLMAIVEKVEALEARIKSLETNGRRPAQLDPILTVEETAKRLGKSTKTIYRRIAEQKIKTVSTDGKSYGIRESEINKYLER encoded by the coding sequence ATGGGAGCCGCCACCAACACCCCTACCACCGCCGTCCTGCTTACACCGCAACAATACGCGTCATTGATGGCCATTGTGGAAAAAGTAGAGGCGTTAGAGGCAAGAATCAAAAGCCTCGAAACCAATGGCAGAAGGCCCGCCCAGCTTGACCCAATCCTGACGGTGGAAGAAACCGCCAAACGACTCGGCAAATCGACAAAGACCATTTACCGCCGCATTGCAGAGCAAAAAATCAAAACGGTGTCGACGGATGGCAAATCCTACGGAATCCGTGAAAGTGAAATCAATAAGTACCTCGAAAGATAA
- a CDS encoding helix-turn-helix domain-containing protein, with the protein MQQAEQNKLSERHEELMGYQLVTTAIKEAGVNRATYYRILNGEVNPSAKTLKAILSAQKKVLTATKRELQKA; encoded by the coding sequence ATGCAACAGGCAGAACAAAATAAATTGAGTGAACGGCACGAAGAGCTAATGGGCTACCAACTGGTAACTACGGCCATTAAGGAAGCGGGGGTAAATCGGGCTACTTACTACCGGATATTGAACGGCGAGGTTAATCCATCGGCCAAAACATTGAAGGCGATTCTATCCGCTCAAAAGAAAGTTTTGACCGCAACCAAAAGAGAACTCCAAAAAGCCTAA
- a CDS encoding XRE family transcriptional regulator codes for MKTIDLQMNTVGERLKYLRETLGFNQVEFAERVEMEQSYLSKLEKGHKGLGKRLLKIMSSTFEFNENWLLTGEGEMFPEKKERSDVQENGAAYQSPMLRGPRGVTSYIPEHLIKVPLIGVNARAGFVENLDNYTEYISDYEYVVPDYGVKYDKAIAISVDGDSMEPGMQRGDRVLAFFQEISEWEYLNPGIYAVVYRNSFVIKRIMKNTLQATGQLELISDNAIHGPITVKIEDIKAIWKVTELIRRRLY; via the coding sequence ATGAAAACCATTGATTTACAGATGAATACAGTAGGAGAGAGATTGAAATATTTACGCGAAACGCTTGGGTTTAATCAGGTGGAGTTTGCGGAACGCGTTGAAATGGAGCAGTCTTATCTTTCAAAGCTGGAAAAAGGACATAAAGGACTAGGTAAAAGATTATTAAAAATTATGTCCTCTACATTTGAGTTCAATGAAAATTGGCTTCTAACTGGGGAGGGGGAGATGTTCCCCGAAAAAAAAGAACGATCTGATGTTCAAGAAAATGGGGCTGCTTACCAGTCTCCCATGTTGAGAGGGCCCAGAGGGGTTACCTCCTATATCCCTGAGCATTTGATTAAAGTGCCTTTGATTGGCGTAAATGCCCGTGCGGGATTTGTAGAGAATTTGGATAACTATACCGAATACATATCCGATTACGAGTATGTAGTGCCAGATTACGGAGTAAAATATGATAAGGCTATTGCCATTTCAGTTGACGGGGACAGTATGGAGCCGGGTATGCAAAGGGGAGATAGGGTATTGGCTTTTTTTCAAGAAATATCGGAATGGGAATATCTGAACCCCGGTATTTACGCTGTGGTGTACAGAAATTCATTTGTCATTAAAAGGATAATGAAAAACACTTTGCAGGCCACGGGCCAACTGGAATTGATTTCAGATAACGCCATTCATGGGCCCATCACGGTAAAGATTGAAGATATAAAGGCGATTTGGAAGGTGACAGAATTGATTAGAAGAAGATTATATTAA
- a CDS encoding tail fiber domain-containing protein produces MKCIFIILAFVSIRTCGQINSLNTVNGAITITPQGFKGSTNSASLNTTYVSLGNNALKSNTTGAGNVAIGADVLRENLDGTGNTAIGWESLRYNKNGYFNTAIGYEALWLNTDGSDNTASGAGSLKYNKTGRGSTATGVEALYYNTTGSYNAAHGNGALRSNLTGNYNSATGFWALFSNSSGHNNSAHGNAALVNNISGSNNTATGVSSLTINSTGSYNTASGYFSGQGNVSGSYNTFLGYNTVISLGDLTNATAIGANAQVNASNKVRIGDVNVTVIEGAVPWSTPSDRSLKQNIKYTSRLGLNFITKLKPASYYYTADKSKLRHDGFIAQDVEKVMRDLGVEFSGLQRSPDGTYSLAYSDFVMPLVNAVKEQQKQIEDLKKEVAALKELKKQVEALVKAGALK; encoded by the coding sequence ATGAAATGTATATTTATCATACTTGCGTTTGTAAGCATTCGGACGTGCGGGCAAATTAACTCCCTAAACACTGTAAATGGTGCCATCACAATTACTCCGCAGGGGTTCAAGGGTAGCACAAATAGCGCATCATTGAATACCACTTACGTAAGCCTTGGAAATAATGCCCTAAAATCCAATACAACTGGCGCGGGCAATGTAGCAATTGGCGCTGACGTATTAAGAGAGAATCTTGACGGCACTGGCAACACCGCTATTGGATGGGAATCGTTGCGTTATAATAAAAATGGATACTTTAATACGGCAATAGGATACGAAGCCCTATGGTTAAATACAGACGGAAGTGACAATACGGCATCGGGGGCGGGTTCATTAAAATACAACAAAACAGGAAGAGGGAGTACAGCAACAGGGGTAGAGGCGCTTTACTATAATACAACGGGAAGTTATAATGCCGCTCATGGAAACGGAGCTTTACGTTCAAATTTGACTGGCAACTATAATAGCGCTACAGGATTTTGGGCATTATTTTCAAACTCGTCTGGCCACAACAATTCTGCTCACGGGAATGCCGCCTTGGTAAACAATATCAGTGGCAGCAATAACACCGCTACTGGCGTATCTTCACTTACTATTAACTCAACTGGCAGCTACAATACAGCAAGTGGCTATTTTTCGGGCCAAGGCAATGTTTCTGGTAGCTACAATACGTTTTTAGGCTACAACACTGTCATATCACTTGGCGACCTAACCAACGCCACCGCCATCGGTGCAAACGCCCAAGTCAACGCATCCAACAAAGTCCGCATAGGAGACGTAAATGTCACAGTCATCGAAGGTGCCGTCCCTTGGTCAACTCCTTCCGACCGCAGTTTGAAGCAAAACATCAAATACACTTCCCGTTTGGGGCTAAACTTTATTACCAAGCTAAAACCAGCCTCCTACTACTACACTGCTGACAAGAGCAAATTACGTCATGATGGATTCATTGCGCAGGATGTAGAGAAAGTAATGAGGGACCTAGGTGTAGAGTTTAGCGGTCTGCAAAGATCGCCTGATGGCACGTATTCTTTGGCGTATTCCGATTTTGTCATGCCTCTGGTGAATGCCGTGAAGGAGCAGCAAAAACAGATTGAAGATTTAAAGAAAGAAGTGGCTGCGCTCAAAGAGTTAAAAAAGCAGGTGGAGGCGCTGGTGAAGGCGGGGGCTTTAAAATAA
- a CDS encoding S1 family peptidase produces the protein MIKKTLLIIILLAPVSLLAQSLGKERVQRVKESIVALLINTSDDVSNKVYRGAGTAFFVNDDGYLATCYHVIENAIVYNNAGLKIGVRDIAIRTISGEVIPAEIELSFLNENRIEGLLYDCVLIKAKTLPKSKFSYLPLGNFGDIEEGDAIYTCGYPLGLPTHIVSTGILSTKFEELRKATSSSKPKTEVAQKVRNLAWLDLTMNRGNSGGPIIKLGSKPEDDYVIGIATFILNPYANEADNIANFIRLQNPNSDLMINGVKSGKTTMLLAEAVANNSIGISGVVSINHLKAILKWK, from the coding sequence ATGATTAAAAAAACACTATTAATTATAATCTTATTAGCTCCAGTAAGCTTACTAGCCCAATCTTTAGGCAAGGAGAGGGTTCAAAGGGTCAAAGAATCGATTGTTGCTTTATTAATTAATACGTCGGATGACGTGAGCAACAAGGTATACAGAGGGGCTGGAACAGCCTTTTTTGTAAATGATGATGGGTATTTAGCAACATGCTATCACGTAATTGAAAATGCAATAGTTTATAATAATGCTGGTCTTAAAATTGGTGTGAGAGATATTGCGATAAGAACAATAAGTGGGGAAGTTATTCCCGCTGAAATAGAGTTGTCTTTTTTAAATGAAAATAGGATAGAAGGTCTTCTTTACGATTGTGTGTTGATAAAAGCCAAAACATTGCCAAAATCAAAATTCTCATATTTACCATTAGGAAATTTTGGTGACATAGAAGAGGGTGATGCGATTTATACATGTGGATACCCGCTTGGCCTGCCAACGCACATAGTTTCTACTGGAATATTATCAACAAAATTCGAAGAGCTCAGAAAGGCGACATCTTCAAGTAAACCTAAAACAGAGGTGGCTCAAAAAGTTAGAAATCTTGCGTGGTTGGACCTAACAATGAATAGGGGTAATTCTGGCGGACCAATAATAAAATTAGGCTCTAAACCCGAAGATGATTATGTGATTGGAATAGCAACTTTTATTCTCAATCCTTATGCAAACGAAGCTGATAATATTGCCAATTTTATTCGTCTACAAAACCCTAATTCTGACCTTATGATCAATGGGGTAAAATCGGGAAAGACCACAATGCTTCTAGCTGAAGCGGTAGCCAATAATTCAATTGGAATAAGCGGAGTCGTCTCTATAAATCACCTAAAAGCAATACTAAAGTGGAAGTAG
- a CDS encoding helix-turn-helix domain-containing protein gives MPEEEKNGKDIFLQKALAHHWQLLIGLNIDLIMSQTLSTVHSKGEKVKAIRKALGLTQVEFAKKLETNQNIIPALEKGKRNLGQRVINDILATFAVSKDWWENGTGEMFLSDKHQKLIVVIDPMEISVDELRNIKGVKLVNVSS, from the coding sequence GTGCCCGAAGAAGAAAAGAATGGAAAAGATATATTTCTTCAAAAAGCCTTGGCACACCATTGGCAACTTCTAATTGGTTTAAATATTGATTTAATAATGAGTCAAACATTATCAACAGTGCACTCCAAAGGCGAAAAGGTCAAGGCCATCCGAAAGGCACTCGGATTGACTCAGGTAGAGTTTGCCAAAAAACTTGAGACCAATCAGAATATTATTCCAGCATTGGAGAAAGGTAAGCGCAATTTGGGGCAGCGGGTCATTAATGATATACTGGCCACCTTTGCTGTCAGCAAAGATTGGTGGGAAAACGGGACAGGCGAAATGTTTTTGTCTGACAAACACCAAAAGTTAATTGTGGTGATTGACCCAATGGAAATTTCGGTGGATGAGCTCAGGAATATAAAGGGTGTGAAACTGGTAAATGTTTCCAGTTAG
- a CDS encoding tyrosine-type recombinase/integrase has translation MLNVKFKLRKLGPDPASVGRVFLVCYFNREEFMFYTSLNAARHQWDDKKQEFRRNYDGWQKANMVLDNLKNIVKTYEKDCILAQKPLEADVLKRLLQGKKQQDTNQRPISKWYEMFIEAKQMEGLKPASIRAHKATMEHFLDFIKTKAKNLTLDTYPDETHQRFLAYLRSKRDYHPNYLGAIHKNLKVFFRFCTENGAKLAVNHARLKRIYIPPKREFLTQEELKKWIALDETAWNVWLESLSGGKDHIPEWQYIEKTRDAFFFQALTGLRHSDLFRLTEDHLLELEGGAKALRFVPQKTTSVKNRSTRQVTIGLIPPALAILEKYKGGLFLLPVSHLRHYNRFIQLAAHAAGFTEAVEVVEFIKGVPVSVQKPKYETITSHIARHTFGTISRVLGIDLSDLKDLMGHSDVRTTAIYDHMANEYKAIKQLKAWGDF, from the coding sequence ATGCTTAACGTAAAATTCAAACTCAGAAAACTCGGACCCGACCCTGCTTCGGTGGGTCGGGTATTCCTGGTCTGCTACTTTAACCGGGAAGAATTCATGTTCTACACTTCGCTGAATGCTGCGCGTCACCAATGGGATGATAAAAAGCAGGAATTCAGACGAAACTATGACGGCTGGCAAAAGGCCAACATGGTACTTGACAATTTGAAAAACATCGTAAAAACCTACGAAAAGGACTGTATTCTTGCTCAAAAGCCTTTGGAGGCCGATGTTTTAAAGCGGCTGCTTCAGGGAAAGAAACAGCAGGATACCAATCAAAGGCCCATCTCTAAATGGTACGAAATGTTCATTGAGGCAAAGCAAATGGAGGGACTAAAACCCGCCTCGATTCGAGCCCATAAGGCGACGATGGAACATTTTCTGGATTTCATAAAGACAAAAGCCAAAAATTTGACCCTTGACACATACCCGGACGAAACCCATCAGCGATTTTTGGCTTATCTGCGTTCAAAACGGGATTATCACCCTAATTATTTGGGAGCTATTCACAAAAATTTAAAGGTGTTCTTTCGGTTCTGTACCGAAAACGGGGCTAAACTCGCCGTAAATCACGCCCGCCTGAAACGAATTTACATTCCGCCAAAACGGGAATTTTTAACGCAGGAAGAACTGAAAAAATGGATAGCACTGGACGAAACAGCTTGGAATGTGTGGCTTGAATCACTATCGGGCGGTAAAGACCATATCCCCGAATGGCAGTACATTGAAAAGACGCGTGATGCGTTTTTCTTTCAAGCGCTGACGGGCCTGAGGCATTCCGACCTATTCCGGTTGACCGAAGATCACCTTTTGGAACTAGAGGGTGGCGCCAAAGCCCTGCGTTTTGTGCCACAGAAAACCACCTCCGTTAAAAATCGCTCCACACGCCAGGTTACCATCGGACTGATTCCCCCGGCGCTGGCCATACTGGAAAAATACAAGGGTGGCCTGTTTTTACTGCCAGTCTCTCATTTGCGCCATTATAACAGGTTTATACAGCTTGCCGCTCATGCAGCGGGTTTTACAGAGGCAGTTGAGGTGGTTGAATTTATCAAGGGCGTGCCTGTGTCGGTACAAAAGCCAAAGTACGAAACCATTACCTCCCACATCGCCCGACATACGTTCGGCACAATTTCGCGGGTATTGGGGATTGACCTCTCTGACCTTAAAGACCTGATGGGGCACTCTGATGTTCGTACCACGGCCATTTATGACCACATGGCCAATGAATATAAGGCCATCAAGCAGTTAAAAGCGTGGGGCGACTTTTAA
- a CDS encoding LytTR family DNA-binding domain-containing protein — translation MKVDGFIITAEAVEYIEGRSNYSLITMIDGQKVLSSKTLGRLTDYLSLTRVHKCVAVNPHRIAQIEPVKITMQSGYTVEPSRRKIPELLINLKEGYRLYHGTTKNPTH, via the coding sequence ATGAAAGTAGACGGCTTCATAATCACCGCCGAAGCGGTTGAGTACATCGAGGGGCGAAGCAATTACAGCTTGATTACGATGATTGACGGTCAAAAAGTACTTAGTTCCAAGACGCTCGGTAGGCTTACGGATTATTTGAGCCTAACGCGTGTTCATAAGTGCGTTGCCGTGAATCCGCACCGTATCGCCCAGATTGAGCCAGTCAAAATCACAATGCAATCGGGGTATACAGTTGAGCCATCCAGACGAAAAATACCAGAGTTGTTGATTAATTTAAAAGAAGGTTATCGGTTATATCATGGCACTACCAAGAATCCAACCCACTGA
- a CDS encoding D-Ala-D-Ala carboxypeptidase family metallohydrolase, whose protein sequence is MQLSPNFSLHEMLRSQTATRHSITEQFSPPPMVVDSLKNLCAKLLQPIRELYGGPLVVSSGYRCPRVNKLVGGKPNSQHLKGEAADLDFGTKEANKLLFEAIVEWKKRGFLEFDQLINEYDFAWIHVSYKLSGKNRNQILVVS, encoded by the coding sequence ATGCAGTTAAGCCCTAATTTCTCGCTGCATGAAATGCTACGCAGCCAAACGGCCACCCGCCACAGCATCACGGAGCAATTCAGCCCGCCGCCCATGGTAGTGGACTCGCTGAAAAACCTTTGCGCGAAGTTATTGCAGCCAATCAGGGAGTTATACGGTGGGCCGCTCGTGGTATCGTCGGGTTACCGGTGCCCGCGCGTCAATAAACTGGTGGGTGGCAAACCCAATAGCCAACACCTCAAAGGCGAGGCGGCCGATTTGGATTTTGGGACCAAGGAGGCTAACAAACTGCTTTTTGAGGCCATTGTCGAGTGGAAAAAGCGAGGTTTTTTGGAGTTCGACCAACTCATCAACGAGTACGATTTTGCATGGATTCATGTCTCGTACAAGTTATCAGGGAAAAATAGAAATCAAATTTTGGTGGTATCTTAA